The nucleotide sequence CGATCGCGCATTTGAGTGTGAAAACTGCCCTTTCGACGCGCTGATGCGCAGGGGCACTGATAAAGGGCATCGCCACAATGAAGTACCAGGACCGGAAGCCCCTGCACCAGCCGTCAGGATGAAACCTTCGGATGATGCGCTCTGTTTTGATCCGGAAGCCTGGTATGGCGCCGGTTTCTGGTACGTCCGCCGGCGGGATGAACATCTGGTCGAGATCGGTTTGAATGAAATCGGTGCCCTTTTCCTGCCGCCGGTACGCGAAGTCATTTTGCCGCGTTTAGGGACGGCGCTGACGGCGACACAGACCAGCATGTGGTTGATCGCCAGCGAGGGCACCCTGGGGCTCACCGCACCCTGTGCGGGAGTGATCCGCGGCGTCAACCCTCGCCTGCTCGATACTCTGGTCATCCGGAGTGAGCCCGCCCGCCAGGTTCGGTTCATGGATCTCGAAGTGAGCTCGGTGCGCACGGCTTGCCGCGGTTTACTGCGCGGGACGAAGGCCGCAGAGTATCTCCAGACACAGCACAAGGAGCTGATGCAAATCCTCGAGGACGCTCTGGATCCTCTGCGCAAAACGTTGGGGCCAACCAGCCACGATGGTGGGACACGCCTGCCAAATCTCGCCGCCATGCTGGGCGGCCAGCGGTATTTTCACCTCGTCGCCCAATTCTATCGCCGTTGAGCGGCCCGCAGCGTTAGGGCCGCTCAACGGTTATGGTTCACTCCTCTTCCACCCCTCGTAATCTTGCCGACGGCGTCACCATTTGGTCCGTCCGTGTGTTGTCAACATTTTAAACAGAATATGTTGTGATTTGCTGCACCTGGCCATAATGCCACCAAATCAGTTGCACCTTGTCGATTAAATTGCTATTTTGCCTTGGCTTTACCATACCGATCACTGCAGGTGTCCAACGTCATGATGAAAAGAACCGCCCAGTCGCTGAGCATCCGCATCTTCCTCTGGATGATGTTGATCATGATGATGGGATTCTCGATTTATTCCTACCGCTCGGTGCAGACCCACAGCCGGCAGCTGATGGAGAACGTTTTTCTCAGCGTGAATCGGGTCAGTGATATCCTTAAACGGTCCATGCGGTACGGCATGCTGATCAACCGCAAGGAGGATGTGCATCAGATCATCAACACCGTGGCCAATGAGCCTGGAGTGGATGGCATTCGCATCTACAACAAGAAGGGTACGATCGTTTTTTCCTCGACCGCCGCGGAGATCGGACGCACGGCCGATTTTAGGGCGGAGGCCTGCATCATCTGCCATGCCGAATCACAGCCCTTGCAGGCCCTGCCCCTGGCGGAACGGCAGCGTGTCTTCCGGCTGCCCGACGGTCACCGGACAGTTGGCGTCATCAATCCGATCGAGAATGAAAAGGATTGCTATACCGCGGAGTGCCACGCGCATGAGCAGGGACAAAAGGTGCTGGGTGTGCTCGATGTCAAGATGTCGCTGGAAGCGGTCGACCGCCAACTGCAGCAGAGCCGCCGGCAGCTCATCCTTTTTGCCGGCTTTATGATCATTGGCAGCGGGCTGGCTGCCGGCATGTTCATCTATCTTACCGTCCGGCGTCGCGTCCGTGCGCTCATCAAGGGCACCCGGGAGATCGCTTCGGGGAATCTCGCTTACCGTATCCCCTCATCTGGAAAGGATGAACTCGGACAGCTGGCACACTCCTTCAACCGGATGAGCGAGGATCTCGCCAAAGCCTATCAGGAGATCACCGATTGGTCCAGCCATCTCGAGGAGAAGGCGGAACAAAAAAGCCGCGAGCTGGCCCAGGCGCAGTCGCATATGATGCAGATGGAACGCCTGGCCTCGTTGGGCAAACTTTCGGCGACGGTGGCGCATGAGATAAACAATCCTCTCGCCGGGGTGCTCAATTATGCCTTTCTTGCATTGCGGCTGCTGCGCGAGGATAATCTCTCCCCGGAGCGCAAAGTGGCTCTTCAGGAATATCTGACCATCATCAAGAACGAGGTTGGACGCTCCGGCGACATCGTCAAGAACATGCTGATCTTCGCCCGGCAGACCGGTGGCAACTTCGCTCAGGAACATTTACACGACCTGATTGCCTCCAGCCTGATGCTGGTCCATCACCATCTCGAGCTCAAGGGGATCGAGGCGGTGCGAAAGCTGACCCTGGCGGATGACCTGGTGATCTGCGATGGCGGCCAGATCCGCCAGGCGCTGGTCGCCCTCTTTGTCAATGCGACGGAAGCGATGGAGAACGGCGGTATCCTGACCATCACCACCAGTGAAGGACAGGATCGGGAGCATGTGACGATCCAGGTCTCCGATACCGGTGTCGGCATTCCGGAGCAAATCCTTCCCAATATCTTCGATCCCTTTTTCTCCACGAAGAAAGAGGGCAAAGGCGTGGGGCTGGGCTTGGCCGTTGTCTACGGGATCATCCAGCGCCACCAGGGCCGTATTTCGGTGGAATCCAGCCCTGGTGCTGGCGCAACCTTCTACATCACGCTGCCGCGGCAACCAATCGCGGACAGCGATGTCAAGATCAGCAAGCAGACAATCCAAGAGATCTGACCTTGCGACCGTTGGGGGATTGACCAATATTGACATTATTCATCAGAGGTCTACCATGACTGCTGTTTCCATTCTCATCGTCGATGATGAAGAATCCGTACGCCACTCCTTGTTCAACTGGTTTCGTGAGGATGGCTATGAGGTTGGCATCGCCAAGGATGCCTATGAGGCGCTGGCGGCCCTTGAAAGAGCGCACTGGGATATCATGCTGCTTGATATCCGCATGCCCGGGATGGATGGCATAGAGCTGCAGCGGCGCGTGCGTGAGGTCAACAAGGAGATCATCATCATCATTATGACGGCCTATGCGTCGGTCGATACCGCGGTCTCCAGCCTGAAGGAAGGCGCCTATGATTACATCGTCAAGCCCTTTAATCCGGATGATCTTAGCCACATGATCCGCAATGCCGCGGAACGGCTCTCCCTACGCAGCGAAAACCTCGAATTACGCCAGAGTTTGCAGCAGGTGGCGCTCACCAACGAGATTATTGGTGACAGCCCGCAGATCCGCCGTGTCATGGAACTGGTCCAAACTGTGGCCCAGTCTGATTCAACTGTGGTCATCCGCGGTGAAAGTGGTACGGGCAAGGAACTGATTGCTCGTGCGATCCACGCCCATTCCGAACGGCGTTATCACCCGATCATTGCGGTGAACTGCGGTGCACTGGCGGAGAGTCTATTGGAGAGCGAGCTGTTTGGTCATGAAAAGGGGGCCTTTACGGGTGCGCAGACGCGGCGCAAGGGGAAATTTGAGATGGCGGACAAGGGCACCCTCTTCCTGGACGAGATCGGCAATATCAGCCAGAAGATGCAGATGGAGCTGTTGAGGGTGCTGGAATCCAAGCAATTCACGCGGGTTGGGGGCAACCAGACCATCCATGTCGACATCCGGCTCATTTGCGCCACCAACAAGAATCTGGAAATGGCCGTTGCCGACGGCTCGTTCCGGGAGGATCTCTATTATCGCATCAACGTCTTCACGATCGTCCTGCCGCCGCTGCGTGAGCGCAAATCAGATATCCCCTTGCTGGTGTACCATTTTATAAATAAATACAACCAGAGCATGAATAAAAACATTAAGGATATCTCTCCACAGGCCATGGATTTGTTGATCCGTCACCAATGGCCGGGCAATGTGCGT is from bacterium and encodes:
- a CDS encoding ATP-binding protein, which codes for MMKRTAQSLSIRIFLWMMLIMMMGFSIYSYRSVQTHSRQLMENVFLSVNRVSDILKRSMRYGMLINRKEDVHQIINTVANEPGVDGIRIYNKKGTIVFSSTAAEIGRTADFRAEACIICHAESQPLQALPLAERQRVFRLPDGHRTVGVINPIENEKDCYTAECHAHEQGQKVLGVLDVKMSLEAVDRQLQQSRRQLILFAGFMIIGSGLAAGMFIYLTVRRRVRALIKGTREIASGNLAYRIPSSGKDELGQLAHSFNRMSEDLAKAYQEITDWSSHLEEKAEQKSRELAQAQSHMMQMERLASLGKLSATVAHEINNPLAGVLNYAFLALRLLREDNLSPERKVALQEYLTIIKNEVGRSGDIVKNMLIFARQTGGNFAQEHLHDLIASSLMLVHHHLELKGIEAVRKLTLADDLVICDGGQIRQALVALFVNATEAMENGGILTITTSEGQDREHVTIQVSDTGVGIPEQILPNIFDPFFSTKKEGKGVGLGLAVVYGIIQRHQGRISVESSPGAGATFYITLPRQPIADSDVKISKQTIQEI
- a CDS encoding sigma-54 dependent transcriptional regulator; the protein is MTAVSILIVDDEESVRHSLFNWFREDGYEVGIAKDAYEALAALERAHWDIMLLDIRMPGMDGIELQRRVREVNKEIIIIIMTAYASVDTAVSSLKEGAYDYIVKPFNPDDLSHMIRNAAERLSLRSENLELRQSLQQVALTNEIIGDSPQIRRVMELVQTVAQSDSTVVIRGESGTGKELIARAIHAHSERRYHPIIAVNCGALAESLLESELFGHEKGAFTGAQTRRKGKFEMADKGTLFLDEIGNISQKMQMELLRVLESKQFTRVGGNQTIHVDIRLICATNKNLEMAVADGSFREDLYYRINVFTIVLPPLRERKSDIPLLVYHFINKYNQSMNKNIKDISPQAMDLLIRHQWPGNVRELENAIERAMVVGKPPIIQPNDLPFQLAEEGVEPPQGTDSLAEMEKRHIAQVLRKANWNISRSAKMLGIDRVTLYNKIKRYQLKE